A stretch of the Nitrospinota bacterium genome encodes the following:
- a CDS encoding TRAP transporter permease codes for MNKKNPVSKTPISSKKFDEDIEEEIGEVKSAFRTLSGGWKTTAYIIAVAMSLFNIWVNTFGVMPGIYRNAVHLGFVLILIFFLSPISKKHPQRFIKLDVILAVLSALVALYILFFEEELHLERSSIPILRDYLFAGLAMILLLYGTYRVVGWFIPALSLLFVCYALFLGSIIPGTFHYRGVFLTRLLYRMYLTDEGIFGIVCTVSSTYVVLFILFGAFLLKSGAGDFIIKLAQSVAGHRVGGPAKIAVIASGFMGSISGSAVANTVATGSFTIPLMKKVGYKSHFAAAVEAAASTGGQLMPPIMGAGAFIMAQWTGISYLKIIAVATIPAILYFASVGFFVHIEALKEGIMPMPKETLPRLGNVLKEGFHFTIPVILLLFLLVRGYTPTYAACIAIVGIVVVSWFKKENRMGIEDILDALYMGAKNTLSTAAILICTGIIIGVVAITGVAITFSGVVMELSGGILFLAIILVMLASLVLGMGLPVTASYIMLAVLAGPALTQMGISLLAAHMIIFWYSQDANVTPPVCLAAFSAAGVAGSKPMKTGFTAWKLAKGLYIIPFLFAYTPILFEGPVLEVLITALAALIGLFGFTVFWEGYLLRKMNIGERAITGLATIFLFWPDNLMRGLGFIFILIIYLFHRIGLKKQAHEVPT; via the coding sequence TTGAATAAGAAGAATCCAGTCTCTAAAACCCCTATATCTTCTAAGAAATTTGATGAAGATATCGAAGAAGAAATTGGAGAGGTAAAATCAGCTTTTCGAACACTTTCTGGAGGATGGAAAACCACTGCTTACATTATTGCAGTGGCCATGTCTCTTTTTAACATCTGGGTGAATACCTTTGGTGTGATGCCAGGTATCTATCGGAATGCTGTGCATCTCGGTTTTGTCCTTATCCTTATTTTTTTTCTATCTCCCATCTCAAAGAAACATCCACAGCGATTTATCAAGCTTGATGTCATTCTTGCAGTATTAAGTGCACTTGTAGCCCTCTATATCCTTTTTTTCGAGGAAGAGCTCCATCTAGAGAGATCCTCTATACCGATACTTAGAGATTATCTATTTGCCGGGCTGGCAATGATTTTGCTCCTTTACGGAACATATAGAGTAGTTGGCTGGTTTATTCCTGCTTTGTCCCTTTTATTTGTTTGTTATGCCCTCTTTTTAGGAAGCATTATTCCTGGAACATTTCACTACCGAGGAGTGTTTCTGACACGCCTTTTGTACCGCATGTATCTGACAGATGAAGGGATATTTGGTATTGTCTGTACTGTCTCTTCTACTTATGTTGTCCTCTTTATTCTTTTTGGAGCCTTCTTGCTTAAATCAGGGGCTGGTGATTTCATTATCAAGCTGGCTCAGTCTGTTGCTGGTCATAGGGTTGGGGGTCCGGCAAAGATAGCTGTGATTGCAAGCGGTTTTATGGGCTCTATCTCTGGAAGCGCTGTGGCCAATACGGTAGCTACTGGGTCTTTTACCATTCCTTTGATGAAGAAGGTTGGTTACAAATCGCATTTTGCAGCGGCAGTCGAGGCAGCTGCCTCAACAGGGGGGCAGCTCATGCCGCCTATCATGGGGGCGGGTGCCTTTATAATGGCTCAGTGGACAGGTATCTCTTATCTCAAGATCATTGCTGTAGCTACCATTCCCGCAATACTGTATTTTGCCTCTGTAGGCTTTTTTGTTCATATTGAGGCTCTGAAAGAGGGGATTATGCCGATGCCAAAGGAAACTCTTCCCAGGTTAGGTAATGTCTTAAAAGAGGGGTTTCACTTCACGATTCCTGTAATCCTCCTCCTTTTCCTCCTTGTAAGAGGCTATACTCCGACGTATGCAGCCTGTATTGCAATTGTGGGCATTGTTGTAGTAAGCTGGTTTAAAAAGGAAAACCGTATGGGTATCGAAGATATCCTCGATGCCCTTTATATGGGTGCTAAAAATACCTTATCAACCGCAGCTATCCTAATCTGTACTGGAATCATCATTGGTGTTGTGGCAATCACTGGTGTTGCCATAACCTTCTCTGGTGTGGTTATGGAACTTTCCGGAGGAATTCTATTCCTGGCAATCATACTGGTCATGCTGGCCTCTCTTGTTCTTGGGATGGGTCTTCCGGTTACAGCATCCTACATAATGCTTGCAGTTCTCGCAGGGCCTGCCTTAACCCAGATGGGTATTTCACTTCTTGCAGCTCACATGATTATCTTTTGGTATAGCCAGGATGCCAATGTAACACCACCTGTATGCCTTGCAGCATTCTCCGCAGCAGGTGTGGCTGGCTCAAAACCGATGAAGACAGGCTTTACAGCTTGGAAACTTGCAAAGGGTCTCTATATCATACCATTTCTTTTTGCCTATACCCCCATCCTTTTTGAAGGACCTGTCCTTGAGGTTTTGATTACAGCTCTGGCAGCCTTAATCGGGCTCTTTGGCTTCACAGTCTTTTGGGAGGGATATCTTTTAAGAAAGATGAATATAGGAGAGAGGGCAATTACAGGACTCGCCACCATCTTCCTTTTTTGGCCAGACAATCTCATGAGGGGATTGGGTTTTATTTTTATCCTAATCATATATCTTTTTCATCGGATAGGATTAAAGAAGCAGGCACATGAGGTACCAACTTAA
- a CDS encoding dihydrodipicolinate synthase family protein yields the protein MMKLKGVMPPITTPFENGEVALKRLKENLQKWNQTELSGYLVLGSNGEAVYLNEKEKLSIVEASRETIPSSKVMIVGTGLESTQETIRFTNQVAERGADYALVITPSYFKGSMKTSILYNHFISVAESSKIEILLYNMPQFTGINMEPELVARLSEHPNILGIKDSLGNISQLSEIVHLSQEKFTVFVGSAPVFFPALCIGAVGGILAAANVIPQEFIRIQNLFKEEKFDEARELQNLLTPLAKAVTVKYGIGGLKTAMDLAGYFGGEPRLPLKRPGQEVEDELKQLLYRLKNQIVI from the coding sequence ATGATGAAGCTCAAAGGTGTCATGCCTCCCATTACAACACCTTTTGAAAATGGAGAAGTAGCCCTGAAAAGACTTAAGGAAAATCTTCAAAAATGGAATCAAACGGAGCTCTCAGGGTATCTCGTACTTGGCTCCAATGGCGAGGCTGTTTATTTAAATGAAAAAGAAAAGTTATCTATTGTAGAGGCTTCCAGAGAGACCATTCCATCTTCAAAGGTTATGATTGTTGGTACAGGTTTGGAATCAACTCAGGAGACCATTCGATTTACAAATCAAGTAGCTGAAAGAGGTGCGGATTATGCACTTGTCATTACGCCCTCCTATTTCAAGGGATCAATGAAAACATCGATACTTTATAATCACTTTATTTCTGTTGCAGAATCCTCAAAGATTGAAATTTTGCTCTACAATATGCCACAATTCACGGGGATTAACATGGAGCCTGAGCTTGTAGCTAGGCTTTCTGAGCATCCTAATATCTTAGGTATCAAAGATAGCTTAGGAAACATTAGCCAATTGAGTGAGATTGTACATCTATCTCAAGAGAAGTTTACTGTCTTTGTAGGTTCAGCGCCTGTATTCTTTCCTGCTCTTTGCATTGGTGCCGTGGGAGGAATTTTGGCTGCAGCAAATGTGATTCCTCAGGAGTTTATTCGGATCCAGAATCTCTTTAAAGAGGAGAAATTTGATGAGGCGAGAGAACTACAAAATCTATTAACTCCTTTGGCTAAAGCGGTGACAGTAAAATATGGCATTGGTGGATTGAAGACAGCAATGGATTTGGCAGGTTATTTTGGTGGAGAACCACGCCTCCCCCTAAAAAGACCTGGTCAAGAAGTTGAGGATGAATTAAAACAGTTGTTGTACCGACTAAAAAATCAGATTGTTATCTGA